The window atttttttttttttttttatcgaagcccgaggtgcgtgacttcatcacccagtgtctgtgaccaaacgtgctgggggcgaaggttcttggaccctctccgaaaggagaagggccccgttactcccctaaccctcagagcccgaaggcctactgagggaaaaaagggactgtgggtccccccttgccgaagcgcggagggaccctcgtgtgtccccagggttggccgaagcttccccctggggaccgatatcagcctctggccctccccaaaaggagagggcctcagcaactTAGGAGAgaaggtggcccataagggtctcaccttaaccccaacaaaaccgtgacgtgacacactacaaaaaacataaaaagtgcTAGTGCTGTGCGCAAGTGCAAAACACGTGAgtgggcataaataaataaataagccccagccagaaggccggggggtATAAAAAATTTTCCttaccctagccaaaaggccagggcaaaggaagtgggtgcagacaggaagggttgaagtgttaagtgctaaagtgccttagtgcaaaggtggctcgaaaccccagtgcatttccggcacccctgtcccttccagttccaggggcacgaaacacctcgagcttctagctgctcccgacctctcagccagacccAGTTTCATACCCACTcggtgccagggtcaacccccagtacgagaagagatactagaccaggcctttctccactccacgcaaggggccttttttcatccccttagaaggACGGTGGATACTAAGCCTAGTTTTTCTCCCCTCTCGACCAGAGGCAGCGCCACACCCCAGCATTTGGTACTCCACaaagtgtttctccattccacatctaggaacctctcacgctcctagtgtaagaacagatactccaccctgtgtttccctcgagcaggtactacacttgatcttagccaaaaggccgagaagcgataacccgaatgtgggctgagggaccggcgcaaccgaaacaggatctacaatccatcatggagaatcaccctcccccacgcacgcttacgctatactatctgcagattgacttgactttggttggcggcggcgatcccagcaaagaagagggagaaggaaggagaagtccggactgacaagcaggcagtcacccaggcgcgcgcgcaaccacattccatcactcactcctgcatcgtgagttttctctcctctcctgtcttgctggctgcttgactgactgactggctggctgatgcacaatcatttgcatttggtccgcctccgacaaccacacccaccagacgtctgccgcccgtcccgtctgtccctgctggctccgtgcttatcacattgacacaatgctatgcacttgcacttcatcacttaagcagtgggacattcattctgcaatggaaggttccctggctgccttgaacctcctgtctctaaaatctggattgtttcaaccaacccgttcatcctggcagatttcaatttttcactacagtgtgagggctctgtgatgtcatcatgatgcacactctatgatgtcatcatgatgcgacacatgtgatgtcatcattatgcgacacacgtgatgtcacaatgtgcttggctgtacggactgcatttgcttggcttgctaactgacatccacttgagggagacacacaccaggagatggatgcagcatatacacatactgcagagcttgtgcctttagtgcctgtaacagcaactatccacacctcctgcaaccagcgtggacaccaccgccactaaaataaaaattagttccaaacatgaccaggtcgaaaagaccagccgaaaggatgatcatgatagtaagttaaaaatgtaggaattcatttcgaagtggtaatgcttcttcgttcgtacttagtttgcattcaagaattaggcctacgtaggcctcacatccaaatgctgatcaactgtttcaatttgtcttgtgcagaaggagggaattcaatggagacaagaagtagacgataaataagactccacacagtagttcacacgtgcttttattcatccattgtaacattttaatagacagcaaagattgaatacaattttgacacagtataaaaagcatgcttacaaaatccaagagtttatcaatgcagcaggcaaaaaaacattgcaaatcctggggaataagctgagaagtcatcattcatctatttttggaatacagattaggaaaggtgcaccggtcccggaggtactgcaataccgggtcaatgcgtggagtggacagagcaagctcttcttccatctccctgttctaaaaatccatttaatatatggcccccagatagggggcgtatcagatattaaactgataagaacagatttttttgattgaaaaagcgtctttattggtataaagttgcaaaaaacagacggtaacattgacaaacataagtgccgtgtcgcagcacaggccaaaacacagcacagatgcagactgtatagtgcagtcgaagaactacggCGCGGGCCTGTAGCCTACACCGTAGTTCTCAGGCTGCACTATGCAATTAGACGATACAATAACACAACAgtaaataaggctatgggtgtggagggtaggggggtgagggagggtgaatcacaggcccgaagctttattgaaaagacagacacatataaggggaagggcaataaatagaagacatcaataaaacaacagacattgtgagtgagggggcaggggccacggtcccaaagtcTCATCTTCGGTTCGgacaaggggagaggggcagaaaaaggggggttttagtcctcttcttcctcagggctgtccatggtggaatagtctctgagcaagctgtgaaccagcctgcaacagtcctggatagacatcctctccctcctcagaatgaggcggttcctggcaagccacgaagcgtccttaacactgttcataaggcgccaggcttcctggatcgccccaacggtgtgggtgccagggaatagtccgtagagtaccgaatggtacgtgagacagttccttggcacagagtttttcagttcgttttccagggcgtccaacaacaactgggcccaggcacagtcccaaaacaggtgcatagatgtttcctcgtgtatgatgcacctggggcaatgtctgtacctgcacaggttccgggagtgcatgaatgaccggaGGGGCAGGCCCCCCTggatggccatccacgacaggtctttgtgtctgtttgtgagccttttagaggccacattctcccagacctgtttggcagtcgctgaagggagccccggaatcggctccaaatcgtctttagctctgatgagcttgtagatcgtcttcgatttccataagtcaggtttaactccctccagttggtgttccctcacgaacttggacacgtccaggtagaaccacggggtgttccagttgtaagggatggagctgtcccatttgtcccagccgagATTCCTCCAAAGCggcaggaggaagaaacgggacatagagtttcctgcagaatcgttcaagttctcgtacattgtcctgcggatgcagttacacacgaagaaggctcgaagcatggttgggatatccggaataccctttccacccttgaggggctccttgtacataactgaccgctttactctgtccatcttggagccccagatgaagtgaaacactgccctCGTGATGGCCCTGCAGACGGTTGCCAGGGGTGGCCAGGCCTGCGCGGTGTACTGCAGAACGGGAAGAATCTCAttgcgcagcacaagtgatttcccctcgatggtaagatctctgaggctccacaatccaatcttttggcgaacagtcgccagtctctcatcccaacatctcagggctgcaccctcgccgccgaaccagactcccaggatcttaatgaagtcgggcttgatggtgaaaggaaatggtgcagaggatgacaggtgccactttccgaagagcatagcctctgacttcccgcagttgactttagcccctgaggctcggccgaagttctcgcaggtctggacgagtgctgtcaccgaacggtgatccgcgcagaagacagtgacgtcatccatgtacagcgaacacttggcctctcgtcggtcacgacccggtgcggcgatccctctgatctctggattccgtctgatgcatacagccatgagctctataacacaaacaaaaagaagaggtgaaagcgggcagccttgtctgaccccggacaagatggaaaaggggtcagtcttccagccg of the Pseudophryne corroboree isolate aPseCor3 unplaced genomic scaffold, aPseCor3.hap2 scaffold_1150, whole genome shotgun sequence genome contains:
- the LOC134990161 gene encoding uncharacterized protein LOC134990161; its protein translation is MLFGKWHLSSSAPFPFTIKPDFIKILGVWFGGEGAALRCWDERLATVRQKIGLWSLRDLTIEGKSLVLRNEILPVLQYTAQAWPPLATVCRAITRAVFHFIWGSKMDRVKRSVMYKEPLKGGKGIPDIPTMLRAFFVCNCIRRTMYENLNDSAGNSMSRFFLLPLWRNLGWDKWDSSIPYNWNTPWFYLDVSKFVREHQLEGVKPDLWKSKTIYKLIRAKDDLEPIPGLPSATAKQVWENVASKRLTNRHKDLSWMAIQGGLPLRSFMHSRNLCRYRHCPRCIIHEETSMHLFWDCAWAQLLLDALENELKNSVPRNCLTYHSVLYGLFPGTHTVGAIQEAWRLMNSVKDASWLARNRLILRRERMSIQDCCRLVHSLLRDYSTMDSPEEEED